One window of Magallana gigas chromosome 2, xbMagGiga1.1, whole genome shotgun sequence genomic DNA carries:
- the LOC105328724 gene encoding potassium voltage-gated channel protein Shaw, whose protein sequence is MAQTKLTKMDNVENITLNIGGFPFKIPKDAICRLPNFTAMSNQTEYPFDRPRQCFDAIYNYCVLGKLHIPPTVCTGEFLEELEFWGVKAEKLEKCCHHRYVLFMREQENLRGFINCTEKEEDQNDAAEKFQNNGAKSRLWNILENRDSKLETKAYFVLSTTVILLAIFGVAFSTVSLTLETNNTALNSGQASTIGTTEYTPAVLSTTGAGWMNESDKNGSKFSEEKMFSNSAREKVLSMRDADPDTRWFLYVEHFTNAFFTMELIARLVCCPSLARYFRGYLNLVDIIVLVASFGRYIVLLADMTGSSTNADPLLYLQMLRVLRLLRIIENVPAFKILCYSVRLERKDLMTMLLFLFMGMLLFSNFLYFVEDNEDFPSIPDAWWFSIVTMTTVGFGDMVPKTAVGRIIGAMCALSGVLFISLTIPIFVNTFQSLYLYASFKSNRL, encoded by the exons ATGGCGCAAACTAAGCTGACAAAAATGGACAATGTGGAGAATATAACATTGAATATCGGAGGATTTCCGTTCAAAATTCCCAAAGATGCTATTTGCAGGTTACCAAATTTTACAGCCATGTCAAATCAAACGGAATATCCATTTGATCGCCCGAGACAATGCTTTGACGCCATTTACAACTACTGCGTTCTTGGAAAGCTGCACATTCCCCCCACCGTCTGCACGGGCGAGTTCCTGGAGGAACTAGAGTTTTGGGGGGTTAAAGCCGAGAAATTGGAGAAATGCTGTCACCATCGGTACGTTCTGTTCATGCGTGAGCAGGAAAACCTCAGAGGATTCATCAATTGTACAGAGAAAGAGGAGGATCAAAATGATGCTGCGGAGAAGTTCCAAAATAATGGCGCCAAGAGCAGGCTGTGGAATATCCTCGAAAACAGGGATAGCAAACTGGAAACAAAG GCTTACTTCGTTTTGTCTACGACGGTCATTCTACTGGCAATCTTCGGGGTGGCGTTTAGTACGGTATCTCTAACATTAGAAACCAATAACACAGCACTTAATTCTGGCCAGGCATCGACCATCGGAACCACGGAATATACACCGGCAGTGCTTTCCACCACCGGGGCTGGATGGATGAACGAATCTGATAAAAATGGTTCAAAGTTTTccgaagaaaaaatgttttcaaattcagCTCGAGAGAAAGTCCTCAGTATGAGGGACGCCGACCCTGATACCCGTTGGTTTCTGTACGTCGAGCATTTCACCAACGCGTTTTTCACGATGGAGTTAATCGCCCGTCTGGTTTGCTGCCCTTCATTAGCTCGTTATTTTCGTGGATATCTGAATTTGGTCGACATCATCGTCCTTGTTGCGAGCTTTGGGCGATACATAGTTCTCTTGGCCGATATGACCGGATCTTCCACAAACGCTGACCCGCTGCTCTATCTCCAAATGTTGCGCGTTCTTCGTCTGCTCCGCATTATTGAGAACGTCCCCGCCTTTAAGATCCTTTGCTATTCTGTTCGACTCGAACGTAAAGATCTGATGACGATGCTCCTGTTTCTGTTTATGGGGATGCTGCTGTTCTCAAATTTCTTGTATTTTGTCGAAGATAATGAGGATTTCCCCAGCATTCCAGATGCATGGTGGTTCAGCATTGTCACCATGACAACGGTGGGATTTGGCGACATGGTCCCTAAGACAGCGGTTGGTCGAATTATTGGAGCCATGTGTGCGCTTTCTGGGGTTCTCTTCATCTCGCTTACAATTCCTATCTTTGTGAACACTTTTCAGTCTTTGTATTTGTACGCCTCCTTCAAAAGCAACCGACTCTAA
- the LOC105328708 gene encoding phospholipid scramblase 2, with protein MTASPDNVNIAMQPNMAQQQNQMMMPQGVMVPQGLPPGLAYLGALDEVRIHQHLDVLEVMVGWERNNKYRLCNNQEQQFMYAKEDTDCCTRQFCGPARPFVMDIMDNNMQPLIRVDRPFRCQASFMWCCYLQEMDIQSPPGVSIGTVKQLWTPWKPRFEVLDSQGQQNFIIEGECCFCLPCRDIIFKVTDPKEQEIGEIIKHWGGCREILGAVNDFKVTFPAQLDVFKKALLLGAVFLIDFNYFERNRNQ; from the exons ATGACGGCTTCTCCAGATAACGTTAATATTGCAATGCAACCGAACATGGCGCAGCAACAAAACCAAATGATGATGCCACAGGGGGTTATGGTTCCACAAGGCCTACCCCCGGGATTAGCTTACCTTGGTGCTTTGGATGAGGTTCGGATCCATCAGCATTTGGATGTACTTGAAG TGATGGTTGGTTGGGAGAGAAACAACAAATACAGATTATGTAATAACCAGGAACAACAGTTCATGTACGCCAAAGAAG ATACAGACTGTTGTACGCGACAGTTCTGTGGACCAGCCAGACCCTTCGTCATGGACATCATGGATAACAACATGCAGCCCTTGATCCGCGTCGATCGTCCATTCAGGTGCCAAGCCTCCTTCATGTGGTGCTGCTACTTACAGGAAATGGACATACAGAGCCCCCCAGGCGTTTCCATAGGAACAGTCAAGCAACT CTGGACTCCATGGAAACCCCGTTTTGAGGTCCTCGATAGCCAGGGTCAGCAGAACTTTATCATTGAGGGCGAGTGCTGCTTCTGCCTACCTTGCAGGGACATTATCTTCAAG GTGACTGATCCAAAGGAACAGGAAATAGGAGAAATCATCAAACACTGGGGAGGGTGCAGGGAAATCCTGGGAGCCGTCAACGACTTCAAAGTCACTT TTCCTGCTCAACTTGATGTCTTCAAGAAGGCATTGCTTTTAGGAGCTGTGTTTTTAATCGACTTCAACTACTTCGAAAGAAACAGAAACCAGTAA